A single Camelus bactrianus isolate YW-2024 breed Bactrian camel chromosome 1, ASM4877302v1, whole genome shotgun sequence DNA region contains:
- the LOC105077984 gene encoding large ribosomal subunit protein eL39-like encodes MSPLKTFRTRRFLVKKQKQNRPTPQWVQMKTRSKIRYNSKRRHWRRTKWGL; translated from the coding sequence ATGTCTCCTCTTAAGACTTTCAGGACCAGGAGATTCCTGgtcaagaaacaaaagcagaatcGTCCCACTCCCCAATGGGTCCAAATGAAAACCAGAAGTAAAATCAGGTACAACTCCAAGAGAAGACACTGGAGAAGAACCAAGTGGGGTCTATAA